The Peptacetobacter hiranonis DNA window ACTTCACTAAATGAAGTTTTACTTGGATTATTCCCAACAAACGTAATAAAAGATTTATCTGAAGATAATGTCGTAGCAATAATAGTTATGGCGGTATCTGTAGCTGTAGCTTATGTTAGTATATCTTCTGAAGAAGGAGAAGAAACATTATCAAGCTTCAAAAATCTTGTAGAAGCAGTTAAGAAAATAATATTCCGTATATTATCATACATAATAGACTGTACTCCATTTGCAGTATTATGTTTAATGGCGACATCTGCTAGCCGGTTATTTAGCGATAAAGATGCTGTTGTTCAGTTATTATTATTATTAGTTGCTATATTCGGAGTATGTTTCTTCCAGACTTATGTATTCAACGGATTACTTTTAAAATTTGTAGCAAAAGTAAACCCAATCGAATTCTTCAAAAAGACTTTCGATGCTCAGGTTACAGCATTTACTACACAGAGTAGTGTTGGTTCACTTCCAATAACTATAGATAGATTAGTTAAAAAAGTAGGGGTAGATGAAGAAGTTGCCAACTTTACAGCACCACTAGGTACTACAATAGGTATGCCAGGATGTACAAGTGTATGGCCAGTTTTACTAGCAATATTCTACATGAATGCTACAGGAATGAACTGGGGATTTGGAGATTATTTAATCCTTGGATTTATGGCACTTATATTAGCTATGGGTAGTGCTGGGGTTCCAGGTATAGGTGTTGTATCTGCTGTTGCGTTATTCAGTGCGGTTGATTTACCAATAGCAGCAGTTGTTCTTTTAATGCCTATAAACAACATGTCAGACATGGCTCGTACATTACTAAACGTTGTTACAGCTAATGTTACAGCTACAGTAGTCGCAAGAAAAACAGGACTTCTTGACGACGAAATATTCAATACAGAGGAAGAAATAAAGGAGGCCAACTAATGAAAAAATCGACAAAATTATTATTTGCATCTGTTGTTGTGTTCTTTATACTTTCAATAGCTTCAGCTAAATGCTCTGTATATAGAACAGAAAAAGCAATATCAAACATAGGTGAAGTTGCTTATACAGATGAATGTAAAGAAAAAATAGATCGTGCAGTTTTCTACTATAATTCTCTTGATCCAGAATTAGGGCTAGAAGAAAAGATATCAAACACAGTAGAATTCGACAAAGCAAAAATAGAATACGCTAGACTTGCAATAAAAGCAGCTAAAGTTGCAGATGCAAGAAAAACAGTTGAAGAATATTCAAACACAGACGTTGAAAACTATGTAAAAGCAGCTAGAGAAGTTGTAACTAACTACTTAAAAGAAGACCAGTATATGTCAATAGAAAACTATGCTGACCTTGTAGCTTTAGAATCAGAATATTCATCAAGTGGCGGTGGCGGTGCTACTGAAGAAGTATCAATTCCAATGTGCTAATTAAATAGGAAAGGAGAAATAAATAAAGTATGAAGATAAATAAGAAAGTTATATCTACAATACTAGCAGCTACACTTGTTGCAGGTGTATTAACGGGATGTGGTAATAAAGAAGCTAGTACAACAGAAAACACATCTAAAAAAGAAACTTTAGCTGATACAAAAGCTCAGCTATCTTCTCCAAAATATGATTTTGAAAAAGAATATGCTTTTGGAGACTTCAATAGACATTCAAATGCTGATATGGATCGTCAGAACGGTGTAGATACATTTGAAGATAAAGAAATAGTATTCAAAGACATAAGTTATGATCAGCTTATGAACTTAATGCAGCAGGAAGGGAACTTCCTTATACAGTTAAGTGGTTCTTGGTGCCACAACAGTAGAGCCATGGGGCCTTCTGTAAATGAATTTGCAAAAAAATATGGAATAGACACAATATACTCATATGACTTTAACGTAGACAATGGGGAAGATGGTTCTATGTTCGTTCGTATGACTAACGGGAAAGACACAGTAGGGGCTAAATACAACTACATGTACGGAGAAATGGTATCTAGATTCTTAACTAACTTAGATGACTGGATAGAATATCCATCTGACTCAGATACTGCAATATCTTACACAAATGCAGATGGTAAAGAGGTTACTGTAGGTAGATTACAGCAGCCAATAATGTTCCTTTACAATAAAGACAATGTAAAAGATAATAGTGGTAAAGGTGTAGCTAGAGGAAAATTCCCAGTAGTTTACGCTTTTGAACAGATGGTTGAACGTGATGAAAAAGGTCTTTATGTAAAAGAAACTGATGCAGAAGGAAACGATGTATTAGATAAAGAAGGAAAACCAGTTAGAAAATATGTTACAGAAGAATACAGAAAAAATCTTCTTAAAATATTTGACTACATAAAAAATAATAAAATAGAATTAGCTCATTACGATAAAGAAAAATATATAAAAGATGCGTTTAATTCTTACGGAAAAGAAATATTCAAAGCAGACGAAAAAGTAAATATATATCCAATAACATATCGTCAGTTAGAATGGTTAACAGATCAGGACGGAAACTCTCTAATAATGATGGGTGGACCTGGAAATGAAAAAACTCGTTCTATAATATCTACTGTAAATCAGTACGCTGTTAAGAACAATGTAAGAGTTTATATGTACGATCCACAGATAGATGGTGCATATACAACAGATAAATGGGGATATAAACAGACTACAAATATATTAGAAGAAAACTCTCCAATAGTTCATATGTACAAAAATCTTATAGATAGACATTTAACTAATCTTGAAGGAACAAGAACAATGGAAGATGGAACAACTATAATAAGTGCACCATACTTCTTCGAGTTCAATAAAGATGCTAAAGATGAAGATGGATTTGTTGCTCCAATAGCTTCATTTGTAGAAATGCCATATACTTCTAATCCAGAAGCTAGATATTCTATAGGAAAAGAAAAGAACTTAAATGCTTGTAAAGAAAGTATATTAACTGTTATGCAGAAATACGGAGAACTTACAGGTGTTAAAATACAGGATTTAAAATAATCCATCAAAATATATAGGATAAATTATTAAATATATAAATAATATAAATATATCCTTAAATAAAAATTGAAAAAAGTACCTCGGGATATATTCTTGAGGTACTTTTTATTATATAATCTAATTAATTATAATTTAATTAAAAAAGATTAGGAGGAAAATTTATGTCGAAAAAAATAAAAGTTTTAGCGATGTTAATGGGATTAATAATGACATTATCTTTAGTTGGATGTGGAGGAAATAAAAGTGCTTCAGGAGAAGTGAAGGTTGGAGATGAAGCACCTGAGTTTTACGCAGACCTAACTAATGGAAAAAGTTTTATACTTTCAGAAAATAAAGGTAAGGTAGTTTTAATTAATTTCTGGGCTACTTGGTGTGGACCATGTGTTGAAGAATTACCAGCGATAGAAAAACTTCAGAAAGAGTACGGAGATAAGATAGAAATAGTTGCTGTAAACTACGGTGAGGATAAAAAGACTGTCGATGAGTTTTTAAAAGATAAAAACTATACTTTTAAAGTAGCTTATGATGAAAATATGGATATATGTAATGCATATCCTTCAGACGGTATTCCTTATTTAGTTGTTGTAGATAAGGAAGGAAAAGTGCACGAAACTATGGTAGGATCTGCAGGAGCAGATGAGCAGTACAAGAGAGTTTTAAGATCTTTAACGGAGGCTTATGAAAAATAATGAATAAGGGGAAAATACTTAGAAAGGTTATTTTCGTAGCAGCAGTTCTTTTGATAATAGTTGGAGCTTTAAGTGGCGGAATTAGAGATGTTATGAACAAGGCAAATAGAATTTGCTACGAATGTATAGGAATAGGATAGATGTTTGAATGGATAAAAGATAGAAAAAGAAGATTAATCCAGGTAATTTCGGCTGTATTATACAACTGCAATATAGGTGGATTTGCTGAGGGTAAAATCTATCAAGGAGCAAGCAAGGGGATGTGTGTACCAGGGCTTAACTGCTACTCATGTCCTGGAGCTATAGGATCTTGCCCACTTGGAAGTGTGCAGTCTGCACTAGTATCTGCCAAGTATAAATTTCCATACTATATAATAGGAATACTTTTGCTCTTTGGAATACTTCTAGGTAGGGTGATTTGTGGATTCTTATGTCCTTTTGGGCTAATTCAGGAATTACTTTACAAAATACCTACTAAAAAGGTAAAAAAAGGAAAATGGAGCGAAAAATTATCTTTATTAAAGTATGTAATACTAGTTGTATTCGTTGTAATAATACCTCTAACTATGTCAGCGCCTGGGTTCTGTAAATATATTTGCCCAGCTGGAACATTAGAAGCAGGTGTACCTTTAGTGTCTAGCAATCAGCGGTTACAGTCGCTCACAGGATTCTTGTTCAACTGGAAAATAGGGATTATGATAATAATTCTTGTTATGACAGTGTTTGTATTTAGAGGATTTTGTAGATTTTTGTGTCCACTTGGAGCATTCTATGGGTTATTTAACAAGATTTCTGTGTTTGGATTTGTAATAGATGAGAATAAATGCACAGGATGTAACGCATGTACAATAACTTGTAAACTTGATGTAAAAAAAGTTGGGGATATGGAATGTGTACAATGTGGGGAATGTATAAACAAGTGCAAAGAAAATGCGATAAAATTTAAAAGAAAATAATGTTTATAAAGGGCTGTTACGATTTAGTAATAGCCTTTTTAAGTATATCATCATGATTATTTTCCCTCCAGGCTTCAGCGTGGTGTAGGTAAAATATTTTGTTGCAAAACAACCTCACGCTTGCAGATTGTCGGTGCAAATAATTCATGATGATATTACTTAAAAGACGGCTACTAAATCATAAACAGCCCTCTCATAGCATTAAATTTCTTTTAAAATTTTATTCGCTGGAAATACGTAAGTAAGGCAGTAAAAAGAGTAGAAGTTTTAAGGATTGGCTATCGTTTAATAATATGCAATATATTTATATTTTTAAATAACAAAAAAAGCCCTCCTCTGAGGGATTTTCTGCTATGTATTCCCATATTATTCAAATTTTAACGATGAAATAAAGTAATTTTAAGTATTTAGATAATAATTTTTAATAACCTTCGGTTGTTTAAGCAATAAAAAAGCCCTCGTCTGAGGGCTTTTCTACTATGTATTTCCGTATTATTTAAATTCTAACGGTATAATAAGTTTTCTCAACTTTATTTTAGCAAGTGCTATGTTTTGAGGACTATAACAAATTAAATCGCAGTGACTATCTGCAGACGCTTTCGTCATTGCTTCGAACGGAGTTCGAGCTAGACGAAGAAAGCGTCGAAGCCAGGAACGCGATTAATTGTTATTGGACTCAAAACTACTTGATAAAATAAATTGACGAAAACTTCATATTATACGTTAAATTTGAATAATATTACATCTCCATCTTTAACTACGTATTCTTTTCCTTCAAGTCTTACAGCACCTTTTTCTTTAGCTGCAGTCATGTTTCCATACTGTATTAAGTCTTCGTAAGCTATTGTTTCAGCTTTTATGAATCCTCTTTCTATATCAGAGTGGATTTTTCCGCCAGCCTGAGGAGCTTTTGTTCCATTTTTTATAGTCCAAGCTCTAACTTCCATTTCACCAGCAGTTAGGAATGATATTAATCCTAATAAGTGGTAAGAAGCTCTTATAAGCTTGTCAAGACCTGACTGTTCAAGTCCTAAAGTTTCAAGGAATTCTTTCTTTTCTTCATCAGTTTCAAGTTCAGATATTTCAGCTTCTATCTGAGCACATACAACAACTGTATCAGAACCTTCTGTTTCAGCGAATTCTCTAACTTTTGCAACCATTGCATTAGTAGCACCGTCATCTGCTAAATCATCTTCACAAACATTAGCTACATATATAACTGGTTTAGAAGTAAGTAAGTTTAATGATTTAACGAAAGCTGCAGTATCTTCGTCAAATTCCATAGTTCTTATACATTTATTGTCTTCTAAAGTAGCCATTAAGCTGTTTAATATATCAACTTCTCCCTGAAGAGTTTTATCAGCTTTTAAAGCTTTAGTAGTTTTAACTAATCTTCTTTCAAGAACTTCTATATCAGAGAATATTAACTCTAAGTTTATAGTTTCTATATCTCTTAATGGGTCTACAGAACCGTCAACGTGAACAACGTTAGGGTCTTCAAAACATCTAACAACGTGAACTATAGCGTCAACTTCTCTTATGTTAGATAAGAATTTGTTTCCTAAACCTTCACCTTTTGAAGCTCCTTTAACTAGTCCAGCTATATCGCAGAATTCTATAGCAGTCTGAACTATTTTTTTAGAGTTGTAAAGCTCTTTTAATTTGTCTAATCTTGGATCTGGTACAGATACAACACCTATATTAGGGTCTATTGTACAGAATGGGTAGTTTGCTGACTCAGCCCCTGCCTGAGTTATAGCATTAAATAGTGTACTTTTACCAACGTTTGGTAAACCAACTATACCTAATTTCATAATTAATCGTCCTCTCTTTATTGTATTTTTAGCTAAATGTAAACATCACTTAATACATTCAGCGTTATTATCTATTGACACATAGATTAATTATACAACAGAATAACTATCAATGTAAAATATATTTTGTGTAAACCAAAAGATTTTATTATATATATTTCCAATTAAAAAGGTTATAATATTATAATAGGAAATTTTTGAAAGAGGAGGAAGAAAATGGAATCTATAATAAAAAAAGAAATAGCCAAAGGAATAAAATGGAACCTATAGAATGGACACTTGTAAAAAGGTGTTTCATCTATAGGTTCTTTTTTTGTATAATTTTAATATAGAGGTGAGTAATTTATGAGTAAAAAACAATTTAGTAAAGAAGAAACATTAGAGCTATCAAAAAATCCATTTGTAAAGAATGTAAGCTGTAAATCAATAACATATACAAATGAATTTAAAATACATTTCATAACAGAATACAATAAGGGAAAAAATCCAACACAGATATTTAAAGAAGCAGGTTTTGACACTAACATCATAGGTGCAAAACGTATTAAATGCGCTAGCGAGCGATGGAGAAAGTCATATAAAGAAAATGGTATTTTGGGACTAGATGATTCTAGAGTTAATAATTCTGGAAGACCAAGAAAAAGAAAATTAACAGATAAAGAGATAATAGATAAGAAGGATGCTGAAATAGCATATCTTAAAGCAGAGCTAGAACTAGTAAAAAAGCTAGACTTCGAAGAAAGGCAGGTGATGAATAATAAGCTACCTTCGGTGAAAATATTCAAATTAATTAATGATGTAATAAATAAATATTGTTTAAAAAAAATGATAAAACATCTATGTATTGTTGCAGGAGTATCTAGATCTGGATTTTATAACTATTTAAAAAACAAGAATGTAATAAGCAAACAAGAAGAAAAGGATTTAGAAGCAAAAGAAATAATTCTTAAAGCATATAAGTTCAGAGGATACAAAAAAGGTTCTCGTTCAATAAAAATGATTTTAAAAAGTAAATTTAATATAATATTTAACAGAAAAAAAATTCAAAGAATAATGAAAAAATATGGAATTAAATGTCCTATTCGCGAGTCAAATCCAGCTAAACGTATGGGAAAAGCAAGAAAAGAACATCACACAGTTCCTAATAAATTGAATAGAGAATTTAAACAAGGTATACCAGGAAAAGTACTTTTAACTGATATTACGTATATGCCGTACGGCAATGGGAAAACAGCATATTTATCAACTGTAAAAGATTCTTCTACGAATGAAATTTTATCGTATCATTTATCGAAGAATTTAAAAATGGATATTGTTATTTCAACTATTAACAATCTCATGTTATCAAATTCAGACAAATTACATAAAGATGCATTTATTCATTCTGATCAAGGAGTTCATTATACAAGTACTATTTTTCAGAACTTGTTAAAAAAATATAATTTAGGTCAATCTATGTCTAGAAAAGGTAATTGTTGGGACAATGCTCCGCAGGAGTCATTCTTTGGTCATATGAAAGATGAAATAGATTATAAAAGTTGCAATACATTTGAAGAGTTAAAAAGTTTAATAGATGATTATATGGATTATTATAATAATGATCGTTGTCAGTGGAATTTAAAACAGCTGACTCCTATTCAATATAGAAGTCAGCTGCTTGCTGCTTAAGACTTTTTTATATATGTCCTTGACATAGGGACCATTTTAGAATGGGGCTTACTCTTATAAAAACTGAAAAATTCAAATCAAATCTGATTAGCATAAATATACAGAGAATGTTAGATAAAAACGAGGCAGCAAAAAACTCACTATTACCTCAGGTTCTTGCGAGTGGATGCGAAAAATATCCTTCAATGAAGGAATTATCTGATAGACTTGACGACCTTTATGGTGCTGCTTTAGCTGCGGATACTTCAAAACGTGGAGAAAGACAGATAATATCTTTTAAAGTTTTAAATACTAATGACAAATATATAGATGAAAAAATATTTGGAGATATAATCGAGCTTTTAAACGATTTAATAACAAAACCTCTTGTAATAGACGGCGGATTTAAAAAAGAATACGTTGAAATAGAAAAAGAAAACCTAAAAAATAAGGTTTTATCTATTATAAATGATAAAAGATCTTATGCGCACAAGAGATGTATAGAAATAATGTGTGAAGGAGAAAAATTTAGCATACCATCTGCTGGTACAATAGAGGAGATAGACGCTATAACTCCTGACTCTCTTTACGAACACTATAAAAAAATAATAAAAAATTCAAGAATAGATATAATAGTAGAAGGAGATTTTGATTGTGAAGAAATCGAAAATACTATAAAGAGCCATTTCTCAATAGAAAGAGGAGAAATACAGCATGTAGTTAGAGAAGAGTTTGCTAAAGAAGTAAAAGAAGTTAAAAAAGTAGACGAAGCTATGGACATAAAACAGGGTAAACTTGTTATGGGATTTAGAGCAAATACAGACTACAAAGATGCTAAAAAATACTATGCTTTAGTTACTGGAGTTGGTGTTTTAGGTGGAGGACCTCACTCAAAACTATTCAACAATGTTAGAGAAAAAGAAAGTCTTTGCTACTACATATTCGCAAATGTAGATAAATACAAATCTATAATGATGATTTCTTCAGGTATAGAAGTACAGAACAGAGAAAAAACAGAAAGACTTATAATGGAAAATCTTGATGCTGTAAGAAATGGGGAAATAACAGAATTAGAGTTAGTTAATACTAAAAAATCTCTAATAAACGGACTTAGATCTTCATGTGATGGACTAGGTGGAATGTCAGAATTCGTATTTTCACAGGAATTAGGACGGACAGATTACACAGTAGAAGAGATAATAGATTATGTTGAAAATATAACTGTTGAAGATATAGTTGACGCTATGAAGGATATACAGGAAGATACAGTATACTTCCTTACAAATGAAAAATAAGGAGGATATTATGGAAAAGATAGTAAACGATATAATAAAAGAAGAATTATACTTTGAAACATTAGAAAATGGATTAAGAGTTTATTTTATGCCTAAAAAAGGCTTTGTAAAGAAATACGCAATACTAGCAACTGACTTCGGCTCAAATGACTTAGAATTTGTTCCTAAGGGTGAGAGTGATAAAATTAGAGTCCACGAAGGTATAGCTCATTTCTTAGAGCATAAGATGTTTGAGCAGCCAGATGGGGGAAATGCTTTTGATTTATTCTCTAAATACGGAGCTAGTGCAAATGCATTTACAAACTTCAATATGACAGCGTATTTATTCTCAGCTACAGAAAACTTCAATGAGTGTTTAACACATTTAATCGACTATGTTCAGACACCATACTACACAGAAGAAAATGTTGAGAAAGAAAAGGGAATAATTGCTCAGGAAAT harbors:
- a CDS encoding dicarboxylate/amino acid:cation symporter, with the protein product MIDVIASVNWISLLVLSITLLLFKALVKISYKVNWTFVILISMVMGGVIGIVFASEGNTYLVWLDLIGQVYVNLITALVAPVVLISVISGFITLNDKEKMKNIGVKSVVWLLLSAVGAIVVTMLVGVITGIGKGGGAVFADIAAVTDTTVNAYKDMGTSLNEVLLGLFPTNVIKDLSEDNVVAIIVMAVSVAVAYVSISSEEGEETLSSFKNLVEAVKKIIFRILSYIIDCTPFAVLCLMATSASRLFSDKDAVVQLLLLLVAIFGVCFFQTYVFNGLLLKFVAKVNPIEFFKKTFDAQVTAFTTQSSVGSLPITIDRLVKKVGVDEEVANFTAPLGTTIGMPGCTSVWPVLLAIFYMNATGMNWGFGDYLILGFMALILAMGSAGVPGIGVVSAVALFSAVDLPIAAVVLLMPINNMSDMARTLLNVVTANVTATVVARKTGLLDDEIFNTEEEIKEAN
- a CDS encoding type 2 periplasmic-binding domain-containing protein is translated as MKINKKVISTILAATLVAGVLTGCGNKEASTTENTSKKETLADTKAQLSSPKYDFEKEYAFGDFNRHSNADMDRQNGVDTFEDKEIVFKDISYDQLMNLMQQEGNFLIQLSGSWCHNSRAMGPSVNEFAKKYGIDTIYSYDFNVDNGEDGSMFVRMTNGKDTVGAKYNYMYGEMVSRFLTNLDDWIEYPSDSDTAISYTNADGKEVTVGRLQQPIMFLYNKDNVKDNSGKGVARGKFPVVYAFEQMVERDEKGLYVKETDAEGNDVLDKEGKPVRKYVTEEYRKNLLKIFDYIKNNKIELAHYDKEKYIKDAFNSYGKEIFKADEKVNIYPITYRQLEWLTDQDGNSLIMMGGPGNEKTRSIISTVNQYAVKNNVRVYMYDPQIDGAYTTDKWGYKQTTNILEENSPIVHMYKNLIDRHLTNLEGTRTMEDGTTIISAPYFFEFNKDAKDEDGFVAPIASFVEMPYTSNPEARYSIGKEKNLNACKESILTVMQKYGELTGVKIQDLK
- the yfmF gene encoding EF-P 5-aminopentanol modification-associated protein YfmF; this translates as MGLTLIKTEKFKSNLISINIQRMLDKNEAAKNSLLPQVLASGCEKYPSMKELSDRLDDLYGAALAADTSKRGERQIISFKVLNTNDKYIDEKIFGDIIELLNDLITKPLVIDGGFKKEYVEIEKENLKNKVLSIINDKRSYAHKRCIEIMCEGEKFSIPSAGTIEEIDAITPDSLYEHYKKIIKNSRIDIIVEGDFDCEEIENTIKSHFSIERGEIQHVVREEFAKEVKEVKKVDEAMDIKQGKLVMGFRANTDYKDAKKYYALVTGVGVLGGGPHSKLFNNVREKESLCYYIFANVDKYKSIMMISSGIEVQNREKTERLIMENLDAVRNGEITELELVNTKKSLINGLRSSCDGLGGMSEFVFSQELGRTDYTVEEIIDYVENITVEDIVDAMKDIQEDTVYFLTNEK
- a CDS encoding 4Fe-4S binding protein, which translates into the protein MFEWIKDRKRRLIQVISAVLYNCNIGGFAEGKIYQGASKGMCVPGLNCYSCPGAIGSCPLGSVQSALVSAKYKFPYYIIGILLLFGILLGRVICGFLCPFGLIQELLYKIPTKKVKKGKWSEKLSLLKYVILVVFVVIIPLTMSAPGFCKYICPAGTLEAGVPLVSSNQRLQSLTGFLFNWKIGIMIIILVMTVFVFRGFCRFLCPLGAFYGLFNKISVFGFVIDENKCTGCNACTITCKLDVKKVGDMECVQCGECINKCKENAIKFKRK
- a CDS encoding IS3 family transposase; this translates as MSKKQFSKEETLELSKNPFVKNVSCKSITYTNEFKIHFITEYNKGKNPTQIFKEAGFDTNIIGAKRIKCASERWRKSYKENGILGLDDSRVNNSGRPRKRKLTDKEIIDKKDAEIAYLKAELELVKKLDFEERQVMNNKLPSVKIFKLINDVINKYCLKKMIKHLCIVAGVSRSGFYNYLKNKNVISKQEEKDLEAKEIILKAYKFRGYKKGSRSIKMILKSKFNIIFNRKKIQRIMKKYGIKCPIRESNPAKRMGKARKEHHTVPNKLNREFKQGIPGKVLLTDITYMPYGNGKTAYLSTVKDSSTNEILSYHLSKNLKMDIVISTINNLMLSNSDKLHKDAFIHSDQGVHYTSTIFQNLLKKYNLGQSMSRKGNCWDNAPQESFFGHMKDEIDYKSCNTFEELKSLIDDYMDYYNNDRCQWNLKQLTPIQYRSQLLAA
- a CDS encoding CD1871A family CXXC motif-containing protein, which encodes MNKGKILRKVIFVAAVLLIIVGALSGGIRDVMNKANRICYECIGIG
- the ychF gene encoding redox-regulated ATPase YchF; translation: MKLGIVGLPNVGKSTLFNAITQAGAESANYPFCTIDPNIGVVSVPDPRLDKLKELYNSKKIVQTAIEFCDIAGLVKGASKGEGLGNKFLSNIREVDAIVHVVRCFEDPNVVHVDGSVDPLRDIETINLELIFSDIEVLERRLVKTTKALKADKTLQGEVDILNSLMATLEDNKCIRTMEFDEDTAAFVKSLNLLTSKPVIYVANVCEDDLADDGATNAMVAKVREFAETEGSDTVVVCAQIEAEISELETDEEKKEFLETLGLEQSGLDKLIRASYHLLGLISFLTAGEMEVRAWTIKNGTKAPQAGGKIHSDIERGFIKAETIAYEDLIQYGNMTAAKEKGAVRLEGKEYVVKDGDVILFKFNV
- a CDS encoding TlpA family protein disulfide reductase, which translates into the protein MSKKIKVLAMLMGLIMTLSLVGCGGNKSASGEVKVGDEAPEFYADLTNGKSFILSENKGKVVLINFWATWCGPCVEELPAIEKLQKEYGDKIEIVAVNYGEDKKTVDEFLKDKNYTFKVAYDENMDICNAYPSDGIPYLVVVDKEGKVHETMVGSAGADEQYKRVLRSLTEAYEK